In a genomic window of Nocardia fluminea:
- a CDS encoding alpha/beta fold hydrolase has product MTAMPRPQRAAVGELLRVGSHELHVRRDGPADAEPLLLVHGFMESLHWWDRLTPLLSDTYRVIRVDLAGYGCTRADTAFDATAQAALLESVADSLELTGITAVGHSWGADHVLSLAERSDRVTRIVIIGQAPDYSDLPIPAIARLLGFDAVDPIVALAHRSLPEWAFRRIIAQGFAEGFDLTTLEDPAQLYADYRAMSPRMYRAVALDRPKALALRPLDVRVRDLGLPTLVIHGERDRMYDCASTVARYAAVGARTEVVPAAGHSPQIETPHRVAALLRAFCHPVRAPKAAVDEPAG; this is encoded by the coding sequence ATGACCGCGATGCCGCGACCGCAGCGCGCAGCGGTGGGTGAACTGCTGAGGGTCGGATCCCACGAACTCCACGTCCGCCGAGACGGACCCGCAGACGCCGAACCGCTGCTGCTCGTGCACGGTTTCATGGAATCGCTGCACTGGTGGGACCGGCTCACGCCCTTGTTGAGCGACACCTACCGTGTCATCAGAGTCGATCTGGCCGGTTACGGATGCACCCGTGCCGACACCGCATTCGACGCGACCGCGCAAGCCGCGCTCCTGGAATCGGTAGCGGACAGCCTCGAACTCACCGGCATCACCGCCGTCGGGCATTCCTGGGGCGCCGATCACGTCCTGTCTCTGGCCGAACGCTCCGATCGGGTTACCAGGATCGTCATCATCGGCCAAGCACCCGACTACAGCGATCTGCCGATACCGGCGATCGCACGCCTGCTCGGCTTCGATGCCGTGGACCCGATAGTCGCGCTGGCGCATCGAAGTCTGCCGGAATGGGCATTCCGTCGCATCATCGCGCAGGGCTTCGCCGAGGGCTTCGATCTGACCACGTTGGAAGACCCCGCACAGCTGTACGCCGACTATCGAGCGATGTCACCGCGCATGTATCGCGCCGTTGCTCTGGACCGCCCGAAAGCGCTCGCGCTACGTCCTCTCGATGTCCGGGTGCGCGATCTCGGCCTTCCGACGCTGGTGATCCACGGCGAGCGAGACCGCATGTACGACTGCGCGAGCACCGTCGCCCGATATGCCGCGGTCGGCGCGCGCACCGAAGTCGTCCCCGCTGCCGGACATTCGCCGCAGATCGAAACACCACACCGAGTCGCCGCTCTGCTCAGAGCCTTCTGCCACCCGGTGAGAGCGCCGAAAGCGGCCGTCGATGAGCCCGCCGGCTAG
- a CDS encoding methyltransferase domain-containing protein gives MIDNDMSTGTGGFGEILVSSRSLAEYQAMFALTDDDLDRRILDCPGGAAGFTAEVSRRGGDVTACDVAYFGDGLEQVAATAVAEADRGNRYVREHADAYSWTFFADPDAHHRARRESAEHFAAHARAAPDRYVAARLPTLPFPDHTFDLVLSSHLLFSYADDLDYAFHYRSIVELARVAITEVRLFPLTPIGSSKRYPRLEQLLADLSEVGIRSRIARVDYEFQDGADEMLVCPVPT, from the coding sequence ATGATCGACAACGACATGTCCACGGGCACCGGTGGGTTCGGCGAGATCCTCGTCAGCTCGCGTTCGCTCGCCGAGTACCAGGCGATGTTCGCGCTCACCGACGACGACCTCGACCGCCGAATTCTCGATTGCCCGGGCGGTGCGGCTGGTTTCACCGCGGAGGTCAGTCGACGCGGCGGTGATGTAACCGCTTGTGACGTAGCCTATTTCGGCGATGGCCTCGAGCAGGTGGCCGCCACCGCGGTCGCCGAAGCCGACCGTGGCAATCGGTACGTACGCGAGCACGCCGACGCCTACAGCTGGACCTTCTTCGCCGATCCCGACGCACACCACCGCGCCCGCCGCGAGTCAGCCGAACACTTCGCCGCCCATGCCCGCGCCGCACCCGACCGCTACGTCGCGGCCCGCCTGCCCACTCTCCCGTTCCCCGACCACACCTTCGACCTGGTCCTGAGCTCGCACCTGCTCTTCAGTTACGCCGACGACCTCGACTACGCCTTCCACTACCGATCGATCGTCGAACTGGCGCGCGTCGCCATCACCGAGGTCCGCCTGTTTCCGCTGACACCCATCGGTTCGTCGAAGCGGTACCCGCGGCTCGAGCAGTTGCTCGCCGATCTGTCCGAAGTGGGGATCCGGAGCCGAATCGCGAGGGTCGACTACGAATTCCAGGACGGTGCCGACGAGATGCTGGTCTGTCCGGTGCCCACCTAG